In Gossypium hirsutum isolate 1008001.06 chromosome D01, Gossypium_hirsutum_v2.1, whole genome shotgun sequence, the genomic window GCTCAAGATGAAACTCAGAAATTGAATTTCATTTCCAATTACCAGCACCCCCTCAGGATCACTTAAAAAAAGCCAGAAAGAGAAATAACTACTAACCAAGACTCTACATGATGAAACTTGAAGAAAAGGGCTAATTAAAATAGAGcagaaatgttgaatgatgaaaatGGGGTGTCAATGATTACCAAAGTTTTGAATCAATCATCCCCAGTAGGAAACAATGTAAGAACCTTCCTTCCACCATTCCCATTGGCTGATTCCAAATCTTCCACATAACTACTGGGAGCTTGATTATGCATGGGTGTCCCTCCGATCCTATGCATTGGTTGCTGCGTCTGCCTGCCTAAGAAGGGATGCTCGAATTGGCTATTTGGAGATGACCCATAATGCCCCATTTGTGGCCTATGATACTGAGACTGCAAATGCGGATGTCCTACTGCAGCTGCCACTATCTGCTGTTGCTGGTGATGATGGTGATGCTGCAGTGCTGGCACTGGCACGAATGGTAAGAAATGCTCTGAATTACCCCTACCTGGATGAAGAAAGTGTGGTGGAACAGGTGAGCTTGCAAACAAATGGTCTGTGGCTGGATCAGCCGAGGCACCTAATCCGGCACCCCCAGATCCACCATTGGCACCACCACCACTACCACCAGATAAACCTTGCATTCTCTTCAAATAAAGGCGATACTTCTGCAAATGACTAGCAACGTTCTCTCTTGTCAAACCATCAACACTCATCAACTGCATGATAGTCTTGGGGACAGCGTTCTTGATCCCCAAATGAGCCACGGCATCAACGAATCTCTTGTGAAGCTGTGGGGTCCACACGAGACGAGGCCGCTTGAGAGTCCGTGCCGGCTCATCCCCAGCAGCCCCGGATCCCAAGTCCCCAGAATCAGCGGCGAATTCAGCTAAGGTAGGTTGAGAAGAAGGCTGAACAGCGGCGGAAGGTGGAGGAGGAGCAGGCTGTACTGAGGACTGTTGCTGTTGAGCATGGTGATGATTGGGGTTACGAATGTCGAAGGCCATAGCAAGATCAGGAGTAATTAGGGATTGGGAAAGAGGCATAAGCTCATCCGGAGATGGCAGCTCTTCCTCCCATCTAGAGAACCAATTCGAATCCTCTTCCCTCATAATTATTCACaaattat contains:
- the LOC121203048 gene encoding transcription factor MYBC1, which translates into the protein MREEDSNWFSRWEEELPSPDELMPLSQSLITPDLAMAFDIRNPNHHHAQQQQSSVQPAPPPPSAAVQPSSQPTLAEFAADSGDLGSGAAGDEPARTLKRPRLVWTPQLHKRFVDAVAHLGIKNAVPKTIMQLMSVDGLTRENVASHLQKYRLYLKRMQGLSGGSGGGANGGSGGAGLGASADPATDHLFASSPVPPHFLHPGRGNSEHFLPFVPVPALQHHHHHQQQQIVAAAVGHPHLQSQYHRPQMGHYGSSPNSQFEHPFLGRQTQQPMHRIGGTPMHNQAPSSYVEDLESANGNGGRKVLTLFPTGDD